The Thunnus maccoyii chromosome 12, fThuMac1.1, whole genome shotgun sequence genomic interval GTAATCAGTAGCAGTGCTTTAGAGTGACAGAAGGAACCAAAGTCTGCAGTCAGCGATGCTATGCTAAGTGTTAAGAACATATGAATTATTTAGAAAGAATGCTTTATAGTTTAGATCACTTACTGTAGATGATATCAAAGGCTAAAACTCATTTTGTCTcgctcttcctcttcttcacttgGATTTGCCTGTTGTCTTTAGCTCTTACTGGTCCCCAATCCTTCATATCTTGGCATTATTAACTTTATGATTGTGTCTCTCTACATACAACCTGGAGCAAATCAGTCTCTGTTGAGAGAGACCTGTGATATGTACTCATGTTCATTGTCTCGGATACCTTATTTAGCTGTACAGTCGATTCTTCTTGTAATATCTTGCTGCTTTAAGAATAAataatcaaacttttttttgtcttttgatggTTTATTATCTGCAAATCATGGGTTGTAGATTGTACCACCAtgtaaacactttttaaaaagcagctagTTTTTAGAAAGGGAAACAAAGTGAACTTCCTCACCGCCTTCACAGACTGGGACAAACATCTGGCCCTGATCACTTCACTTTCTTTGGAACATCCTACACATATTTTAAAGTGTTGCTAAGGACACATAGATGATTGTTGTTACACAACAGAAAACTGCTGCTTCATCGTGGTAAACTGCATACGTGAGGAATCCCGTGTGATTAattatatttcacattaaaatagaTGAAAGAAAATTTTGTTTCGAAATTGATGTCATGCAAAAAGTTGAGAAAACTTGACTAAAGTTactatttctgtaattttctttGATGTATGAGTCAACGTATCGTGTCAGAATGTATATTTGAGCTTCAAGTTTCAGAAGACGTCAGCTGCAAACGtaaagctttttgttttgttacaatGTCATTTACATAAGCATTTGTAGGTTAAAATCCACAGTATCCTCCTGTTATTGACTTTGCTCTGACACATTTTTCAAGATTTaacattattgtgtttttgtcttggcttattttattgtcacattCAAAAAAAGATCAGAcgcgacaaaaaaaaaaagctccatatctccaaaaaaaaccctttgaACCTCAAGATGAAGGGAATCAtatcaaaatgaaagaaagagaatcaAAACAGAATTGGGCGCCaacaaataatattaaaattcaaCAAAGAGGAGGCTACGGCTACAGTGCGAAATGAAATTATCGAGACATAAGTAATGTCAGTAAACTGAAACACAACAGTTTCATGTCTTGTTTCTAGTTTTAGAAAAGGAGCTTTTCAACAGATAGATTAttctatacaaaaaaaaaccagcaTTAATGTACATAATTCCCCCAGTCGAGAGCCATTAACACTAATGAACACCTTCCATCACTGCCAGAAGATGACACTGTTCAACATGAGCAAAATAAGCTAGAAAATagcaaaatatactgtatgtacaaccTTCCTTTTGTATTCAGCTTTGATTGCATTCAAATAAATCTACGATCCTCCTGTAAACACGTTCATATCACAACAGTCTGTCATCGTTCCCGTAGCACAGGCCCGGCCGACTGCACGAACAGCTGGCCTTTAACAAtttgattatcattattattgcaCATGATTGAAGCTACATTGTAAGAAAACCAAATAAAAGctaatataaaattatatgaACATATATCACGACCAATAGCATTAACAtagttactgtatatacactgtAAATATTGTGGTGAATTCGCATCCATAACAAATTCTTTACAGGAGTTTTCTTGTTCattcatattaattattataaatgtgtAATCTCACTGAATGCTATGTGAGTTGTCTTTAATTATTCCAGGGATACATCCAGGATCTATTCTAGTAAAATAATCTCTGAAAACACTTTTTACCCGGCCCCGCGCTTTTTTCATATAGTGATTTACACAATTTAGCTCTCTCCACAACCAATTCTTACAAAAACAGCACGTCAGAATACCCACAGCTCATgagttaaatatatttttgaggatttatttacagttaattctTAATTAATGATAGATACTGATAAGAAATTTCTTTTTAAGTAAGTCACGAAGTGCTGAAACTatgaaaatatcaacaatcaAGATATTAACAAAACATCAATTCAGGTTTATTCTTTAAAAGTCGtcataaatataaatttatatgaattaatttaatttctgtgtttCAAGCTGTTTGTGAGGTCTACATGGTGATTTATTCATAAAGTAGATAAATAAATTtggaaattaatatttgaataaatgtgtaaattcaATTCACTTCCTTTAGTTTTACTAATTTACTTGTTTCAAGTTgtcttttttaatgtaaatctaCATTTAATGTAGATAATATCTCTGCTTATTGTGtcttatatgaagcttcatgACTTACCGCTTGTATCTGTCTGAAATGTTTCTGCCCTGATCTTCAGTGTTTGATCTTGTCTTCATGACGGCTGCTCCGGAGCAGAAAAAGCGTCTTTTACATGCTGTATCTTTTATCTTCTTAAACATAAAGTCAGCAAAACTCTGGTGAAAATGAGCTTCTGTTTCACTGATTTAAAATGAATCTACCCCCACAGTTTCTCACTCGTCATCGGTGTGTATGACAAGACAACCTGAGAGTACCCTGAGCTTTCTCAAAAGCTCGACCCTTGAATAATTCTAGATATTAGTCACTTTGTAGCTTGttgttggattttgtttttgcaccTCCATTTTGGGTGTCAAAGCTCTTGGAAAGTATTGAGGTTACAGAGTTGCCATCTGGCTTCCTGTTAATTGACCAAATTGCATATCAGTGCATGACAGCTCTTTTACTATTGCACATTTTAGCTTTATTCTCAGCTCAGTGATTAATTAAGATCTCACTCCTGCTGCACGTCTAACCATTATTACTCATACATATGCTACATCAGCTACAGAAACAAATCACTGGCTCCTCTTCAAGATCTAGTTTTCACTCTCAAAAAGTCCTCTGATGACAAATTATTATTGTCCATGTCCCATTTTCAGACCTCTGACGTGCTGAAGGTGGCTCTTCTTTGGCTGATCGACAACCTGAAGGTGTGTTTGGTGCTCCTCACCTCGTGGGCGATGAAGTAGTAACACAGAGCGTCCAAGCAGCAGGTGATGTTGGACAAACACATTGCGATCTGTATGAACAGGCTGATCCTGGCCTTGGCGCCGCAGTCCTGAATCACACCTTGGTGGACCTGTGATGTTGTGAAGGATTAGAGGAACATTTAGTCTAACATACCTACATGTATAAGAATCATATATTTGAAAGCTTACAATAACACTAAAGGTGATGCAGCAGTGTGAGTAGGAATAGTCTGCCGGGATAGCATCAgtaacacattttgttttgacgCCAGCCTGTGGTGTATATGTCTGACAGCTTTTTTTGTGGTTGAAAGAAAATTTTTACACATGCCATGTTTGATTAACGAATTAAAAAATCCAATTACTATTTCATACTTCACATTCTACTTGTCTCAAAGTGGCTGCTTTCGTTGCTTCTGTGGACAAAGTTTTTTTGTAagatttgaatttaaaaaaatgagtcaCTTAAGAAACGTGTCTGAAATAATCAACCCACAGTATAACTCTAAGTCTCCTGGTTTGCCATGTTCTAtccaaaacatgtaaaaaatatgaCGCAAAAAAAGACGTCAGTATTTCTAAATCCCCGACCTTGACCTGTATGACGGTTGTGTAGAAGCACAATTTCATTTAGTATAAAAAACAAGTTAGGATGTGCAGCTTAGTCTGACAGGATGTAACACAAAGCAGGTGCTCTTGATGTAGGTTTGATTTTGTACTTTGATGAAGCAGCATGCTTTGATTTTTGGAGGGAATGCCTTCCTTCCCCCGTGAACTTGATTTAATATAAGtttgaagtcattttaaaaagtatttgtgatttgtgtACAACGGCTGTAGAATTTCAGGTTGGGTTTTAATGGATATATTGCATTTTGGAATGAATCTGTTTACTTTTTGAGCCAACATGGATGAGAAATCCTCAAAGTGgtccaaaaaaaagaaatttaaacaTCTATGATTCCATGAGAAATGGGCAAACTCATGTGATATAATCAAAAGATCCATGACAGCTACTCAATAAACCTTAAGGTGAGATTATTTTGCCACTTTCAcatattgtttaatttaatctgtATAACTGTTTCTTAAAATGaacctgctgtttatctcaCCAGGAACTGCAGGAAGATGCCCAGGTGGCTCGGCGTGAAAGGCAGCAAAAAGGCACTCAGACTGCTGTAGATGATCTTCACGCAGGCACGGCTTGTGGGGCTGCGCTGGCCAGACTGCTTAAGCACCCAGATGGTCTTGACGGAGCAGTAAATCACCACCAGCGCAGGAACCAGGAACCCAAACACCAGCAGACAGCTGATCACCAGAGGTCTCCAGCCTTTCTTTGAAAAACTGTGGAAGCAGTGGAAGTCCGTCTTCCCGGCCTCCCTGAAGCCATAGATGGTTGAGAAGATTGCGGCCAGCACCAGCACCCAGACCCCTAAGCAGGTCCCTAAAGCCGCTCTGGGTGAACGCAGCTGTTTGGCTCTGAACGGGTGACAGATAGCCACCCATCGGTCCACAGCTATACACATGATGGTGTAGATGCTGCCATATATTCCAACAAAATACAGGCTTTCCAAGAACGAGCAGAGAGGTTGAAGGTAAGCAGGCCAGAGGTGATTAGCGGCGTGCATTTTGAAGGGAAGAGGGAAGAGAAGGAGCAGGTCCATCAGAGCCAAGCTGGTCATGTAAATAGTTGACTCAGTCCATTTGCACAGAAAGATGCAGAACACTAACAGCGCGACCACATTGAGAACCAGACCAAAGAGGAATATGGGCATGTAGATGACCAACTCCAAATATCTCATCACATGGTCCACCGCTTCAAATGAACAGTTGCTTGTCATATTGGTGATGTATCTGCTGCAGGGGGAAAAAATTAgatcttgttttatttcaacagCTCTTCACTCCAAGGCCAAGTTTAAGTTTTCTGTGAAATGTATCTCCTTCCTGTCATCAGTCTTTGTTCCCACACAGAAACATAGTGTATAAGATATACCACTTTACCGAGCTGAAACCTCTCACTTGTGTGGGTTCAGTAGCTGTGAAcgtggtttttgtttttgccagaCACTGAGAGAGCATATTTTGTATATGCACGTTTAAATCTCATGCTCTGCATGCTCAGATAAGTACATTTGAATTGAAAATCAGTGagattgaaaagaaaaactcttGATGAATGAGACACCTGCAGCAGAAAACCTAGCAGTGTGTTTTCACCGTCAACAAGATCTAAAGAAATGTGgcgttttgttttttgtctctagTAAACACCAACAAAGAGTCCCATTAGCATCTAAGTTTTAGATTTGATTATGCACAACTAAATTCATAGTGGAACGAGTTACTACACAGTCGCTGAAGGCAAATGTCAGTTTGTGATAGTGAAAAACAAAGCTATACTCTGAGGAGTACAAAAAAGATAGCTCTGAGCTATGTGGCTTACACAAACAATTGGTATTGATACGATCAAAAATAGTCTTTCTTATGTATTGCATGTTAAAAATTACATAGACGGCTTGCGGATAAATATATTGTCTGTTGTTAGCTTATAAAAGTGATCAAAATAGAGATTCTTCCAATCAAATCAATGTCATTTACAATATTCCAACTAAAAGtctgcagatattttttcatttccttaaACGTGTTCCTTTCTTATATTTTCTAATTTTAGAGTATTTACAATGctatattttcatgtttggtTCAATATTAACATTTCACTGTAACACACTAAAAGTCTAACTTACACTATTGTAGTATTAGGTATCTTGTACAGTggataaatgttaaataaatattttcatgccCTTACCTCACGGATGCTAGTCTCTCAGTCGAAAGTTCAGGGTGCTAGTCTGACTGTCTGAGCTGTGCCAGACACACTTCTGCTTTCTCTACCTTTGTTGTTTCATCACCCACTTCCTGAGTCATGCCACACTAAATGCATGTGTTTTCACATGTGCATTATCTGCATTgaaaatcaaagcaaaaggtgAACCCATCCAGCAGgttttactctttttaaacGCTTGCTTGCAACGACCACTGCAAACTGCTGGAACAATAGATTTGATTTGTAAACACGAGAAATGAACAGCATGTAAGTAACACTCATAATTTGTGTTGTGCTTTTTTaagtgttgagaaatgttatatagcataaaaagtataaaaaaaatagagctgGAATGATTATTCGATTAACCAGTAACTGTTTTAATAGTGGGTTCactgtttaagtcatttttcatgcacAACATGTGCTGATTCCAACTTCTAAAATGtggtttttgttgctttttgttaACAGTACTGTTGGTTGGgctaaacaagacatttaaaaaggtCACCTTGGGCTCTCAGAAATTGTGTAATATATTCTTTTGCAATATTTTCACATTGCTAATAAcaaatgattaatctattaatcaacAAAGTAATCTGCAAACTCATTGAGAGGCcgcagccatgctagcagtgcTCTGAGCTAACGTCACCATGGTAAGATGCTCAAAATACTAAGATACTGATGATAAACAGATAGAATGTTTACTGTGGTCAAAGttaccatgctaacatttagtaattagcactaaacacaaagtacagctgaggctgagagtaatgtcattagttttacaggtatttggttataaactACATGTACATAACCGTTGATATGAAGGGGGACATGTTTGTACCACATCTCATGGCTATACGTCCaatttttgagacatttcactcaaaacaaaTGGCATCCTAATGGTGATGCAGGAGGAAAAGTCATTAGACTTAGTCAtctggaaaccatgaatgtctgtacaaaatttcatcaTAATCCAACatatagttgttgaaatatttcagtctgaccAACATCCGCCATCCTTGCAGCCATGCTGCTAGTGTGTCTACAAATttgttgaaaaacaaatgtcaaaaacagacataaacatGACAGTGAAGTGAAACTGAGGAAACAATAGTATTGGTAAATACCACTGGTCTCTCATGAGTAATTCTGTTAAGATTGTAGTACGTGTTCCCCCAGACTGGAATTTACGCCActatataaaattaaaggaacaGACTGAAAAGCCCCCCCCAAGATAGCGAGCGAGTCCCGGCACCAGAGGAAAGTGACTGGCCGGGAAATGTGAATGCTTCCTGTTGGTGacaccatttaatttacataatgttaTACAAAAAGGaccaaataaatatatactgtgttgAACAAGACTTTAGGAGGACACCTATGcttgtgttttcaacagctgccatCACCAcgacaaccacaacacatttCCGTGAAAGTCACCAGATAAGATGGTCAGTGGTTTCACTTTAACCAGTGACCATGTCAACTGGCAACTTTCAGCTGAATGCTCTGTGGTTTGCTCGCACTGACGGCAGCTGGTTCCTAAAAGCCTTATCAATTCTactttaatcaatcaatcaatgtgttATAATCTACGCCAACCATTTACGTAAGTTAAGCTGTGCTCAGCAAGAAGCCTTCACCTCGTAATCTTTCTTATCATGTGGGAAACAAAACATGGCCTATAAATTGGCAGTGCAGCTATAGTCTGTCTTGCAATTTTACACTGTTATCTTCAATCGGAAAGTGGCCCATATTCAACCAATTAATCTGCTTTGTCATTGAgtagaaaaaagtaaagaaCAGTTTGTGGCTAAATGTTGTGTAAACTGTCTAGTCACACAGCCAGTATTCACTGGGTTTGACCAGCCTACTGCTTAACTTGTGAACATCATTGTGAAACTGCAACGACATTCAGCGTTTCAAGCCATTTAAAAAgattcatttcagaaaaataagtgaGGACAAGTGAATGCCACTTCTGTGCAGcaccatttaatttacataatgaaatacaaaaaaggTCCAGGCGAATATTTACTGTGTTGAGCATACaataatttaagacttttaggACACCTAAATGCTCTCTtcgtgttttcaacagctgctgtcaccatgacaaccaagACACATTCCCCTGAAAGTCACCAGATAACACGGCCACTGGTTAAACTGAAACATTGGCTGACATGCTAATCTCAGCTACACACAACGACAAAAAATTTGAATAACAGTAACTGACGCGAACTGAAGGTCAAGAGAGTTCAACAAGCTActtagaaacagaaagagacgaCAGaaattctaaggtaacaaaaatacaaaatacaacgCTTCTTCTTGTCAGGTGAttaaatactaattaaaacatacttatgaatattatattccatttctgccacatctgttctgctagatgccactaaattctacacactgcatctTTAAGTGTTTGCTAAACTGAGTTGAGATGGTGTGAGGATGGCGATGGTGGCATTCGTCCACATCCAGGACAGATGAAAATATTCTACATGTCTCtttatgttaaaacatataTGAAAAGGCCTGAACCAGGTGACTTTAatcatgtacagtactgtgcaaaaaaattgcaccaaaattaaaatgaagatgctttcaaaaataatgctatgtttagtttttatttatcacttagcttcaaacaaagttcagtaaagagaaaataactaaGTCAAATCAGTATTTGGTGTGATCGCACTTTGCCTTAAAAATGGCACCAGTTCTCCCCGGTGTGCTTGTGCACAATATTTCAAGGTtcttggcaggtcggttgttccaagcatcttggagaacaagtttctgttcttctgtggatttaggtgACTCAGTTGGTTCtatcttcatgtaatcccagacagACTCAATGATGTTTAGATCAGGTCtctggggggagggggggtaaGAATTTAAACATCCAAAGTGCCtgaaacttttgcacagtattgTATATAttgattttctactttttagGTCAAGTCCTAGTTTCAGTCTCTTGTGGTCTTTATATCAAAGCTTAAATCTTGTGGTGATCAATCAAGCACAATCACTCCAATATTGTGATTTCTGTACCAGTATTGTTATTGTCTGTCAGTGGAAATCAGTCTTCCTATCTTAAAGCGACAAACTAAAAGCCACACACAGAGCGTTCAGCGGTTGAAGTCTGTGAGAACCTGCAGAGACAGATTTTGACTGTGATTATTTCAGAGACTACTGGTTTCGGGTACGGCAATGACTCGACTGTATTCAGAGTGTGGAGCTCCAGTTTTTGCCAGAATGGTTTTTATCAGAATTATCAGAAGATCCTTAACTTGTTATTTCAGATCTTTTTAAGCAACATTGTGAACTTTCCCTCAACagtcagaaaatgagaaacgTTTTGGGACCGTTAATGTGGCATGTCCctttcagtttttgaaaaaaaacttttttttttttttttttttaagtaaatgcAAGTGCAGCTGCTATCAGCCACACTGCCACCTACAGTTGTGAATCAGTGTGACAAGTTGTGatctttcctctgtgtttttggaCCGTAACGACTCAGATGTACTTTTGTAAAGAGTCTcttttgaataattatttgagACAATTACACTTAACATACTCTGCAGCATTTTCTAcatgaattaattcatttaaaagtacattttaacagcaacaacaaaaaagacaacaaacagcaaaagTACAAAGTAGTTCTATAGTAATAATGTGGTAtgatttgttataattatagtCAAGTTTTCACGCTtagagaaaatgatttaaatttaaaaacaggccttgttttatttgtataaatttattttattgacttgAACTTGAACAACAAACTGTTAGTTTTCATTCCTCAGTGCTAACTGACCCCCCAAAAGTAGACAAAAGATgataatgatttttaaaaataatatttttctccataaacattatgttgttcactgtgatgaaaaaacaacaacaacaacaacacacacacacatacaagagtCACAGACGTTTGGCaactcatttatttttaactgttcTCAAACAAAATAATTGGGCAGTGACATTACCATGGCAACTTCCAGCTGTATGACTGAGTATTGCGGACTCTGAGgcatataaaaaaagacaaaataattttaCCAAGTCCCCCCATCGCCACCACCCTTGTAACCTTTTCCAGctgcaaattaaacaaaaactacaaacactCACTtgagtgcaaacacacattcatccatGTTCTCATTTTATATTTGCTCTGCCggtaaaacaaataaaccaagtaccctttttacatttattgaggctttttaaaaatgttttcctcttatTTTGACTCTACAAATGTTTGTAAATGGTGCAATACAAACTTTAAAGCTTGTACACGGGTAACACCAGGGGaatatttttgcaattttgGCACAATGTAAAATCATTGGGAAAGACTCGTAGAAATAAATGCGTAGGCAGATGAAACTAAAATATCTTTTCATGTTGGAtgtaaaaatgtgagaaaacaaaCTAACACAATGGATATGAAGGGCAACACTTTCACAAAGAGATACACTCTCTCAAGCATACACGCTTCATgtagaaataaaagcaaacacatgCAGGATACTTCACAACAAACTCTCAAGACAAGAAAATCAAACTACAAGGAAACAAACAGCccacaaacatgaaaaacacttttgaacACATGCGTAAGATCTTGAAAAGGTCAAAGTAAAAAGCggaacaaaattaaaaatgacactggAAGAGCCAGCCAGTTTCTAACATTACACCTTCAGTAATAAGTGGACATGTGTGAGTGTCTTGTAAATATCGTGCAGAGCAGCGTATCGTTTCTCAGTCAAGGGACCTGCCACATTTTCCAGCATCTACAGCAAAGCAAAAGAAACACTCCGAGTAGTCTTTGTATGGAAGACGACGAGTGAGTTATAGGAGTTGAGAGAAAAGCGAAAGACAGACACACTAACTCACAGCCACACACTCATGCTGCGCAAACACATTCAGGACACATACAAGACAGGGATGTTTTCACTCTAGGAGGCGGTGAACTTCCTGAGTGTGATAACAATGAGGGCGAGGAGGACAGATGCTCCCAGGAAGACTGCTATAACGATGGCTGTGATGGCCCCTGGCCCCAGGAcccctgtacacacacatagatatatTTATAATCAtgtgaatacattaaaaaaaggtGGCTGTGCAAACTAGATCAGTGAATCGTTTCAGTTTTACCTTCTTCCTCGTCCATGGCCTGGGAATGTGTGGTGTCCTCATAGTCGTAAGTGAAGGACTGCTCTGTCATATCCTGGAAAGGGTCTTTGGTGGTGAC includes:
- the LOC121908469 gene encoding G-protein coupled receptor 55; the protein is MTSNCSFEAVDHVMRYLELVIYMPIFLFGLVLNVVALLVFCIFLCKWTESTIYMTSLALMDLLLLFPLPFKMHAANHLWPAYLQPLCSFLESLYFVGIYGSIYTIMCIAVDRWVAICHPFRAKQLRSPRAALGTCLGVWVLVLAAIFSTIYGFREAGKTDFHCFHSFSKKGWRPLVISCLLVFGFLVPALVVIYCSVKTIWVLKQSGQRSPTSRACVKIIYSSLSAFLLPFTPSHLGIFLQFLVHQGVIQDCGAKARISLFIQIAMCLSNITCCLDALCYYFIAHEVRSTKHTFRLSISQRRATFSTSEV
- the snorc gene encoding protein SNORC isoform X2, which codes for MQPHWLTQHGKQETVADPASTARDNQDTMSGEPPNDVTTKDPFQDMTEQSFTYDYEDTTHSQAMDEEEGVLGPGAITAIVIAVFLGASVLLALIVITLRKFTAS
- the snorc gene encoding protein SNORC isoform X1, whose product is MVHSGSSICRFLILVFLGLLVAFVHTETVADPASTARDNQDTMSGEPPNDVTTKDPFQDMTEQSFTYDYEDTTHSQAMDEEEGVLGPGAITAIVIAVFLGASVLLALIVITLRKFTAS